One window of Robiginitalea biformata HTCC2501 genomic DNA carries:
- the cysQ gene encoding 3'(2'),5'-bisphosphate nucleotidase CysQ — translation MIDSHPQVLEAAIEAGKAILKVYNASETIEVTTKSDDSPLTAADQASNTVINSYLKDTGIPIISEENKQTDYEERKSWEKCWIVDPLDGTKEFIKKNGEFTVNIALCEKGKPIFGVIYVPVTRELYYGDTREGKSFKTVLDQNHTLPEKLGAPADRIEPAAEDPDTLRVVGSRSHMNAETENYIASMKDKYRDIEIVSKGSSLKFCLVAEGLADVYPRYAPTMEWDTAAGSAIAEAAGLKVIAQDTDAPLKYNKENLLNPHFLVCK, via the coding sequence ATGATCGATTCACACCCCCAAGTCTTAGAAGCCGCAATCGAAGCCGGCAAGGCGATCCTCAAAGTTTACAACGCCTCGGAAACAATCGAGGTGACCACCAAATCGGACGATTCCCCCCTGACGGCTGCCGACCAGGCATCCAACACGGTGATCAACTCCTATCTGAAGGATACGGGTATCCCGATTATCAGCGAGGAAAACAAGCAAACCGACTACGAGGAGCGAAAAAGCTGGGAAAAGTGCTGGATCGTGGATCCTTTGGACGGTACCAAAGAATTCATCAAGAAAAACGGGGAGTTCACCGTAAATATCGCGCTCTGTGAGAAGGGAAAACCTATCTTTGGGGTCATTTACGTACCGGTAACCCGCGAATTGTACTACGGGGACACCCGGGAGGGGAAATCATTCAAGACCGTGCTCGACCAAAACCACACGTTGCCCGAAAAACTGGGGGCCCCGGCAGACCGCATTGAGCCGGCCGCCGAGGACCCGGATACGCTGCGGGTAGTGGGAAGCCGGTCGCATATGAATGCCGAAACCGAAAACTATATCGCGTCGATGAAGGACAAATACCGGGACATCGAAATTGTATCCAAGGGCAGTTCGCTCAAATTCTGCCTGGTGGCGGAAGGGCTGGCGGATGTCTACCCGAGGTACGCCCCCACCATGGAATGGGATACGGCTGCCGGCAGCGCCATTGCGGAAGCTGCAGGCCTGAAGGTCATCGCCCAGGATACGGATGCCCCGCTGAAGTACAATAAGGAAAACCTCTTAAACCCGCATTTTCTGGTTTGCAAATAA
- a CDS encoding ATP-grasp domain-containing protein, with protein sequence MKKIMILGGNPETAVLVNTALSMGYYTIVVDMGHGSPAKKNASESYDIDVFEVDKVVALARERKVDAVLVGVADILVKPYREICEKLGVHCYATEKAVEAFSSKDGFKRYCMEHDIQDIPGIYLHASSPIEKPEGLDYPLMIKPVDSGGGVGMKICRDDADYRDSVREALKHSKKGVVLVERYMDCDDMAAYYTFRNGIPYLSATYDRITQKQGDASPVGIGAIYPSRHQQTFEKNIHPKLSRFFQSLGIQSGVLNLQFFVEDDEFYAYDPGFRLQGEAPHIHLAHINGFDHREMLIEFAFTGEFGSDDFPEKNDPGFQGKSACTYWVLLKAGEIASIQGLDTIKMDESVVFVMQRFQQGDVVQPEWVGTERQVFARIYIEADSIGEINAKITDFNDRLKIEDTRGENMIISHLHPFEEKEYS encoded by the coding sequence ATGAAGAAAATCATGATCCTTGGCGGGAACCCCGAGACGGCTGTATTGGTCAATACGGCCCTGTCCATGGGATACTACACCATTGTAGTAGACATGGGACACGGCTCCCCGGCAAAGAAAAATGCGTCGGAAAGTTACGATATCGACGTGTTTGAAGTGGATAAAGTTGTGGCCCTGGCCAGGGAACGGAAGGTGGACGCCGTATTGGTGGGGGTGGCGGATATCCTGGTAAAGCCCTACCGGGAAATTTGCGAGAAACTGGGCGTGCATTGCTACGCCACCGAAAAGGCCGTTGAGGCCTTCAGCAGCAAGGACGGTTTCAAGCGCTATTGCATGGAGCACGATATCCAGGACATCCCCGGGATTTACCTGCATGCCTCCTCCCCCATCGAAAAGCCTGAGGGGCTGGATTACCCGCTGATGATCAAGCCGGTGGACAGCGGCGGCGGGGTGGGCATGAAGATCTGCCGGGACGACGCGGACTACCGCGATTCCGTGCGGGAGGCCCTGAAGCATTCCAAAAAAGGCGTGGTCCTGGTGGAAAGGTATATGGACTGCGACGATATGGCGGCGTATTACACATTCCGCAACGGCATCCCCTACCTCTCGGCCACGTACGACCGGATAACCCAAAAGCAGGGCGATGCGAGCCCGGTTGGGATCGGCGCTATCTACCCTTCCCGCCACCAGCAAACTTTTGAAAAGAACATCCACCCGAAATTGTCGCGCTTTTTCCAGTCGCTGGGCATCCAAAGCGGCGTGCTGAACCTGCAGTTTTTTGTGGAGGACGACGAATTTTACGCTTACGACCCGGGGTTCCGGCTCCAGGGCGAGGCGCCCCACATCCACCTGGCGCACATCAACGGGTTCGACCACCGGGAAATGCTGATCGAATTTGCCTTTACCGGCGAATTCGGCAGTGACGACTTTCCCGAAAAAAACGACCCGGGCTTCCAGGGGAAAAGCGCCTGCACCTATTGGGTGCTGCTCAAGGCCGGGGAGATTGCCTCAATCCAGGGGTTGGACACCATAAAAATGGACGAAAGCGTCGTGTTTGTCATGCAGCGCTTTCAACAGGGGGATGTGGTCCAGCCGGAATGGGTGGGTACCGAACGTCAGGTTTTTGCCCGGATATACATCGAGGCGGATTCCATCGGCGAAATCAATGCCAAAATCACTGATTTTAACGACCGGTTGAAGATTGAGGATACCCGGGGGGAAAACATGATTATTTCGCACCTGCACCCCTTTGAAGAAAAGGAATACAGCTAA
- a CDS encoding GNAT family N-acetyltransferase translates to MKPTRLMIESINDRVAWKALLSKASCKDFYFTYEYHEISKTSHQEVILIHYAQENGCGVLMPLLIREIQGTPYRDATSVYGYAGPLWIGKFDDIDISRFHRELKAHLRELKVVTVFSRLHPFFLRQVKLLGGFGEIETKGQVVNIDVSASPQEQWRGVSKRFRTYLNKARRTYRIRRGLTEADLEIFMDLYRKSMNRLNATSFYFFEDAYFQGMYQSESFETDILIAEDPETGKSVSAAMFVSCDEIVQYHLSGTHPDYLELHPVKALIDEMRRRATEKGRRFFNLGGGLGSSEDSLLEFKTRFSKDLRWFRVWKYINDPEVYSELTENRLGRNCPDDPAVCKTFFPCYRCKLLEKD, encoded by the coding sequence ATGAAACCTACAAGGCTGATGATTGAATCCATAAATGATCGCGTAGCATGGAAGGCATTGCTGTCAAAGGCATCTTGCAAGGACTTCTATTTTACCTACGAGTATCACGAGATCAGCAAAACCAGCCATCAGGAAGTAATTCTGATCCACTACGCCCAGGAGAATGGTTGCGGCGTTTTGATGCCCCTGCTGATCCGGGAAATCCAGGGTACGCCTTACCGGGATGCTACCTCGGTGTACGGCTATGCCGGGCCGCTTTGGATTGGAAAATTTGACGATATCGACATTTCCCGGTTTCACCGAGAACTCAAAGCCCACCTGAGAGAACTCAAGGTAGTCACCGTCTTCTCCCGCCTGCACCCATTCTTTCTGCGGCAGGTAAAATTACTCGGCGGGTTCGGGGAAATTGAAACCAAGGGGCAGGTGGTAAACATCGATGTATCGGCTAGCCCCCAGGAGCAATGGAGGGGCGTCAGCAAAAGGTTTCGTACGTATCTGAATAAAGCGCGCCGTACGTATCGGATTCGCAGGGGACTCACGGAGGCGGATCTCGAAATATTTATGGACCTGTACCGGAAATCCATGAACCGCCTGAATGCCACGTCGTTCTATTTCTTTGAGGATGCGTATTTTCAGGGAATGTACCAAAGCGAATCTTTTGAGACGGACATATTGATCGCCGAGGACCCGGAAACCGGGAAATCTGTTTCCGCGGCCATGTTTGTCAGTTGCGATGAAATCGTTCAATACCATTTATCCGGGACGCACCCCGACTATCTGGAGCTGCATCCGGTAAAGGCATTAATCGATGAAATGCGCCGCAGGGCAACCGAAAAAGGCCGTCGTTTTTTTAACCTGGGGGGCGGCCTGGGCAGCAGCGAGGACAGCTTGCTGGAATTTAAAACCCGCTTCAGCAAGGACCTCAGGTGGTTTCGGGTATGGAAGTACATCAACGATCCGGAGGTGTACAGCGAATTGACCGAGAACCGCCTGGGCCGGAACTGCCCGGACGACCCGGCAGTATGCAAAACGTTTTTTCCCTGCTATCGATGTAAATTATTGGAAAAGGATTAA
- a CDS encoding DUF2061 domain-containing protein, whose product MATDSSYKRHIAKTVTWRAVGTVDTIIISWIITGNPFTGLKIGFTEVITKMVLYYLHERVWFRISMPESRKRHLLKTVSWRMIGTLDTMLLAWLISGNALTGVKIGLVEVVTKMALYYLHERAWYKTNYGLNRRSNKEFK is encoded by the coding sequence ATGGCCACAGACAGCAGTTATAAGCGACATATCGCAAAGACGGTTACCTGGCGTGCTGTGGGCACGGTGGATACCATCATCATCTCCTGGATCATCACAGGAAACCCGTTCACGGGCCTGAAGATCGGTTTTACGGAGGTGATTACCAAGATGGTCCTCTACTACCTGCACGAACGCGTCTGGTTCCGGATCAGCATGCCGGAGAGTCGCAAACGCCACCTGCTGAAAACAGTTTCCTGGCGGATGATCGGCACCCTGGACACCATGTTGCTGGCCTGGCTGATTTCGGGCAACGCCCTTACCGGGGTCAAGATCGGCCTGGTGGAAGTTGTCACTAAGATGGCCCTGTATTACCTGCACGAGCGGGCCTGGTACAAAACAAACTACGGGCTGAACCGCCGGAGCAATAAGGAATTCAAATGA
- a CDS encoding SDR family NAD(P)-dependent oxidoreductase, with product MNQKNNHSHTKTAVVTGGSRNIGFAIAEKFHELGYRVAILSVSGNSAQTAAEKLDATGKQVIGIQCDVTDEASVVAALEATQTQFGGIDIVVNSAGLLDMCSIEEMTADHWDNIMETNVRGTFTTVQKAIPYLEKSPAPRIINISSNAGRMGGFENGLAYSASKGAVIALTYGLARRLGDKKITVNCIAPGTIESDMSAARSEETQRKLKQRFPLGRFGTPEEVAAAACYFASDEAGFTTGSVLDVNGGLFMG from the coding sequence ATGAATCAAAAGAATAACCATTCGCATACGAAAACTGCCGTGGTAACGGGCGGTTCCAGGAATATCGGGTTTGCGATCGCCGAAAAATTCCACGAACTCGGGTATCGCGTAGCCATCCTGAGCGTTTCCGGGAATAGCGCCCAAACGGCCGCGGAGAAATTGGACGCCACCGGCAAACAGGTAATCGGCATCCAATGCGATGTAACCGATGAAGCGTCGGTGGTGGCGGCACTCGAAGCCACCCAAACACAATTTGGGGGTATCGATATCGTTGTTAACAGTGCGGGGCTGCTGGATATGTGCAGCATCGAGGAAATGACGGCCGACCATTGGGACAATATTATGGAGACAAACGTCCGGGGTACATTCACCACGGTTCAGAAAGCGATCCCGTACCTGGAGAAGAGCCCCGCCCCGAGGATCATCAACATCTCCTCGAATGCCGGCCGGATGGGCGGGTTTGAAAACGGGCTGGCGTACAGCGCCTCCAAGGGGGCCGTTATCGCCCTCACCTATGGCCTGGCCAGAAGGCTGGGGGATAAAAAAATTACGGTGAATTGCATAGCTCCCGGAACCATCGAATCCGATATGTCGGCGGCGCGAAGCGAGGAAACACAACGAAAATTAAAACAGCGATTCCCCCTGGGAAGGTTTGGGACGCCCGAGGAAGTAGCGGCTGCGGCCTGCTATTTTGCCAGCGACGAAGCCGGCTTTACCACGGGGTCCGTACTGGATGTCAACGGGGGGTTATTCATGGGATAA
- a CDS encoding OmpA family protein, whose translation MKLRTCFFSLLFAAALQPAWSQDSIPELTARDSMVTSYWLAGVGINIVDDSGEAFNNFTTIENQWNMVPYPSRVSFGRYFKSGIGLELIGTYNRYKAGNTIDGQTIAEDIPYWAVDSRISYDLNHLVGETGFFDPYLGAGLGYTDASNEGRATVNAVVGFRLWLSKQWGVDLNSSGKWRLADNVTNHIQHAAGVVYRFGIEEGLTRKGAEKAAMREELLAALQRRQDSIRQAEEAAEQARLLQEQEEQRLAAQREEAARKAAEAARKDALKRELDSIGGLRFAFDSSYLDAEAKAKLEAIAAFMKRNPELTFSIQAHADSRGPEKYNQWLTERRAQRVADYLTGEGIRMERLQVEGLGESQLLNHCSDGVRCTAAEHAVNRRGVVYILAY comes from the coding sequence ATGAAACTACGTACTTGCTTTTTCAGCCTCTTATTTGCAGCCGCATTGCAACCTGCCTGGTCACAGGACAGTATCCCGGAACTTACCGCCCGCGACAGCATGGTCACCAGCTACTGGCTGGCCGGTGTTGGCATCAACATCGTGGATGACTCCGGGGAGGCATTCAACAATTTTACCACCATAGAGAACCAGTGGAACATGGTACCCTATCCGTCACGGGTCAGCTTCGGACGGTATTTTAAAAGCGGTATCGGCCTGGAACTGATCGGCACATATAACCGGTACAAGGCCGGAAATACCATCGACGGGCAGACCATCGCCGAGGATATCCCGTATTGGGCCGTGGATTCCCGAATCAGCTACGACCTGAACCACCTGGTGGGCGAAACGGGTTTTTTCGATCCCTATTTGGGAGCGGGATTGGGCTATACAGATGCCAGCAACGAGGGACGGGCCACGGTGAATGCCGTGGTGGGTTTCCGCTTATGGCTCTCCAAACAATGGGGTGTGGACTTGAACTCAAGCGGCAAATGGCGCCTTGCGGATAACGTGACGAACCACATCCAGCACGCTGCCGGGGTGGTCTACCGTTTTGGCATTGAAGAAGGGTTAACGCGGAAGGGGGCCGAAAAGGCTGCCATGCGGGAAGAATTACTGGCTGCCCTGCAGCGCCGGCAGGATTCCATCCGGCAGGCCGAAGAGGCGGCTGAGCAGGCACGTCTTTTGCAGGAGCAGGAGGAACAAAGGCTGGCAGCCCAGCGGGAAGAAGCGGCGCGGAAAGCGGCGGAGGCCGCCCGTAAGGATGCCCTGAAGAGGGAATTGGATTCCATTGGTGGGTTGCGATTCGCCTTCGACTCCTCCTACCTCGATGCAGAGGCCAAGGCAAAACTGGAGGCCATCGCCGCCTTTATGAAGCGAAACCCGGAGCTGACGTTTAGCATTCAGGCACACGCCGACTCCAGGGGACCTGAAAAATACAACCAGTGGCTGACAGAACGCCGGGCCCAGCGGGTTGCCGATTACCTGACCGGGGAGGGAATCCGCATGGAACGCCTGCAGGTTGAAGGCCTCGGGGAAAGCCAGCTGTTGAACCATTGCTCCGACGGGGTGCGTTGTACGGCTGCAGAACACGCGGTTAACCGGCGCGGGGTCGTTTATATCCTGGCTTATTAA
- a CDS encoding SDR family oxidoreductase yields the protein MAKNILELFSLEGKKALVVGGAGDLGKAMVEALAQAGAQTVIIDFDERVFELCDKFRADGLQVDPIRADVSEISQVRESYKEALEKLGGTIDILVNSAGIQRRYPSEEFPEEEWSKVIAINLDATFYYCKYAANDMIKNGGGKIINIASLMSFLGGITIPAYAASKGGVAQLTKALSNDWAAKGICVNAIAPGYMDTQLNTALIADKKRTDEVMLRVPMKRWGDGEDLKGLTVFLSSAASDYITGCVIPVDGGYLAR from the coding sequence ATGGCAAAGAATATTTTGGAATTATTCAGTTTAGAAGGTAAAAAAGCCCTGGTTGTAGGCGGCGCCGGGGATCTCGGCAAGGCGATGGTGGAAGCCCTTGCCCAGGCCGGGGCCCAGACCGTCATCATCGACTTTGACGAGCGGGTCTTTGAGCTCTGTGACAAGTTCCGGGCCGATGGCCTGCAGGTAGACCCCATCCGGGCAGATGTCAGCGAGATATCTCAGGTCCGGGAATCCTATAAGGAGGCCCTGGAAAAGCTGGGGGGTACCATCGATATCCTGGTGAACTCCGCCGGGATCCAAAGGCGATACCCGAGCGAGGAATTCCCGGAGGAGGAATGGAGCAAGGTGATTGCGATTAACCTGGACGCCACTTTCTACTACTGCAAGTACGCTGCCAACGACATGATTAAGAATGGCGGCGGGAAGATCATAAACATCGCCTCCCTGATGAGCTTTCTGGGGGGGATTACCATCCCGGCCTATGCGGCCTCCAAAGGGGGCGTGGCGCAGTTGACCAAGGCATTGTCCAACGACTGGGCGGCCAAGGGAATCTGTGTGAATGCCATCGCCCCGGGATATATGGATACGCAGCTGAATACTGCGCTGATTGCAGACAAGAAACGGACCGACGAGGTGATGCTTCGCGTGCCGATGAAACGCTGGGGGGATGGCGAGGATTTGAAAGGCCTGACGGTTTTCCTTTCTTCAGCGGCCAGCGACTACATTACCGGGTGCGTGATACCCGTAGACGGCGGTTACCTGGCCAGATAA
- a CDS encoding GNAT family N-acetyltransferase — protein MKIQENPFVSEPFISLWFKHFGKGRTPRVFPQFPGLTFVRHPRLPFLINAGATQTKGVSHGEIPTGGNGIGNKVLLVYDVAEYFDVPVPDRSSGIKVRRVRQYPGFLVQTTGFRDVEEYLQKHISKNSRYKLKKYRRRLHEVFDIRYEMHGADISGKRLDALFDVFRKLLEKRFDGKQIVNNNLDEKEWAFYVASAREMMQSGTAGLFVVYSGEEPVAFTLNYFSGNVVFDAITTFDVAYEKFHLGTVSLMGLLNWCMQSNRSLDLSKGYFEYKNRWTNRKYYFEYRIYYSRSSVSGKLLAAGIAGFYRVKQWLRGQGWNERFHQLTYRLGKPRGYDSERPIPYLLKEPARPLDSEIQQEVVAGSPEWRKLRPPLFEFLYLNPGNITNTRIFKLGEPGVYLIKNPKAQARVEIQEAP, from the coding sequence ATGAAAATCCAGGAGAACCCCTTTGTTTCCGAACCATTTATCAGCCTTTGGTTCAAACACTTCGGCAAAGGTCGGACTCCCCGGGTTTTCCCTCAATTTCCAGGACTGACCTTCGTCAGACACCCCCGGCTCCCGTTTTTGATCAATGCGGGGGCGACCCAAACCAAGGGGGTTTCACACGGGGAAATCCCCACCGGCGGGAATGGGATCGGGAATAAGGTACTACTGGTTTACGACGTGGCGGAATATTTTGACGTGCCGGTCCCGGATCGGTCTTCGGGGATTAAAGTAAGGCGCGTGCGCCAGTATCCGGGCTTCCTGGTGCAGACGACAGGGTTCCGGGATGTAGAGGAGTACCTCCAAAAGCACATCAGCAAAAACAGTCGCTATAAACTGAAAAAGTACCGGAGGAGGCTGCACGAAGTCTTTGATATCCGCTATGAAATGCACGGTGCGGACATTTCAGGGAAGCGTCTGGATGCCCTTTTCGATGTATTCCGTAAACTCCTGGAAAAACGGTTCGACGGCAAACAGATTGTAAACAACAACCTGGATGAAAAGGAGTGGGCATTTTACGTGGCATCGGCCCGTGAGATGATGCAATCTGGCACCGCAGGCCTTTTTGTCGTTTATTCCGGGGAGGAACCCGTGGCTTTTACCCTGAACTATTTCTCCGGGAATGTCGTTTTCGACGCGATTACCACATTTGATGTCGCCTATGAAAAGTTCCATCTTGGCACGGTTTCGCTCATGGGCCTGCTGAACTGGTGCATGCAAAGCAACCGATCCCTGGACCTGTCCAAGGGGTATTTTGAATACAAGAATCGCTGGACAAACAGAAAGTACTATTTTGAATACCGGATCTATTACAGTCGGAGTTCCGTAAGCGGGAAACTGCTGGCAGCGGGAATTGCGGGATTCTACCGGGTGAAACAATGGCTGCGCGGGCAGGGTTGGAACGAGCGGTTCCACCAGCTGACCTACCGCCTCGGGAAACCCAGGGGATACGACTCGGAGCGGCCCATCCCCTACCTCCTGAAAGAGCCGGCCAGACCCCTCGATTCGGAAATCCAGCAGGAAGTGGTTGCCGGTTCCCCGGAATGGCGGAAATTACGGCCTCCCCTGTTTGAATTCCTCTACCTGAACCCCGGGAATATCACCAATACGCGTATTTTTAAACTCGGGGAGCCCGGAGTTTATCTGATAAAAAATCCAAAGGCACAGGCCCGGGTTGAGATTCAGGAGGCTCCCTGA
- a CDS encoding GNAT family N-acetyltransferase — protein sequence MAGDSQRIYEFYYNLYVGRRLPDAFESVCYRGREFRPGEGENAPEVPGKARIAKTALITHCPSYLDYTPNPRPAQSCKKLFRVRGFAMDLTGVDSAREYLRKYLNSGFRTSLRRRLRGLENSLELRHEVFFGHLEDGVYLELMRDMEQMLTRRFNQRNEEHMSLSNWAYFKDRTLELVREKKASISVIYDAEKPIQICLNYHLDSVVFLAIPAYDIDYSKYGLGIIGVYKVLEWGLRNGVTKIDMGFGALDYKLRWCNTSYAFRHYLFYEKNSPASRFFAVKHILKTRVVVFLLDRKINLLWRRFRNLWRRKPPPELPAYRVTRITGQEDRVAGRPQVYPFSDPDYAFLKHALLNFAYRERVRRTAIRVFPTRREKEYLFDSGKNRILVCL from the coding sequence ATGGCAGGCGATTCCCAAAGGATTTATGAGTTTTACTACAACCTGTATGTTGGCAGGCGCCTGCCGGACGCATTTGAGTCTGTTTGCTACAGGGGGCGGGAATTCCGCCCGGGCGAGGGAGAAAATGCCCCGGAGGTCCCGGGGAAGGCTAGGATTGCCAAAACGGCGCTCATTACACATTGCCCGTCCTATCTGGATTATACCCCGAATCCGCGCCCTGCCCAATCCTGTAAGAAGCTATTCCGCGTCCGGGGCTTTGCCATGGATCTGACTGGGGTGGATTCGGCCCGGGAGTACCTCAGAAAATATCTGAACTCCGGTTTCCGAACTTCCCTGAGAAGGCGGTTGCGGGGTCTTGAGAACAGCCTGGAATTGCGCCATGAAGTGTTCTTCGGGCATCTGGAAGATGGGGTGTACCTGGAATTAATGCGGGATATGGAGCAGATGCTCACCCGCCGGTTCAACCAGCGCAACGAAGAGCATATGTCCCTTTCCAACTGGGCCTACTTCAAGGACCGCACGCTGGAACTGGTCCGGGAGAAAAAAGCGTCGATATCCGTAATCTACGATGCGGAAAAGCCCATACAAATCTGTCTGAACTACCATTTGGACTCCGTCGTTTTCCTGGCTATCCCCGCCTATGATATCGACTACTCAAAGTATGGCCTGGGAATCATCGGGGTCTATAAAGTGCTGGAATGGGGACTGCGCAACGGGGTTACTAAAATCGACATGGGCTTCGGGGCCCTGGATTATAAATTGCGCTGGTGCAATACGAGCTATGCGTTCCGGCATTACCTGTTTTATGAGAAAAATTCCCCGGCCTCCCGGTTCTTCGCAGTAAAACACATCCTGAAAACGCGGGTTGTGGTTTTTTTGCTGGACAGGAAAATCAACCTGCTTTGGCGTAGGTTCCGGAATCTCTGGCGAAGGAAACCGCCCCCCGAATTACCCGCCTATCGGGTGACCCGGATAACCGGGCAGGAAGATCGGGTTGCAGGCCGCCCCCAGGTCTACCCGTTTTCCGATCCCGACTATGCGTTCCTGAAGCATGCCTTGCTGAATTTCGCCTACAGGGAACGGGTACGCAGAACAGCCATACGGGTGTTTCCAACCCGCCGGGAAAAGGAATACCTTTTCGACTCGGGGAAAAACCGGATCCTCGTCTGCCTGTAG
- a CDS encoding glycosyltransferase: MRLSILIPLYNKEQYIDRCMDSLLAQGLAPGDFEVILVDDGSKDASAAIAGRYAAEHGNVRLICQENAGPSAARNRALEAAGGDYVYFLDADDLLAGHVAGRLLDICEENNLDILEFNSRDIENHLVADADLEGPPDGTESVTPVADGLTFISRYYFRNQAWRYFIKRAYLLESGIRFPEDMRAYEDLIFTASTILHSNRMARVELDAHRYVIVPGSIVTSKDPEINLGFIQGMVKAVGELNRLIRGLDNSHKAYAGVVKKMRTKQQSIVFALCLRVFKYRLHNRRDLKKILDQLSAFKAYPMDRKIREIDNGNAFHSRIMVPIFNNRTLLFLGAGIMRLVPRT, translated from the coding sequence ATGAGACTGAGCATCCTGATACCGCTCTACAACAAGGAGCAATACATCGACCGCTGTATGGACAGCCTCTTGGCGCAGGGACTGGCTCCCGGCGACTTTGAGGTAATCCTGGTCGATGACGGTTCAAAGGATGCATCGGCTGCTATTGCCGGCCGGTACGCAGCGGAACACGGGAATGTCCGGTTGATCTGCCAGGAAAATGCCGGGCCGAGCGCCGCCCGGAACCGCGCCCTGGAGGCCGCCGGAGGGGATTACGTGTATTTCCTGGATGCGGATGACCTGCTGGCGGGCCACGTTGCCGGAAGGCTCCTCGACATCTGCGAAGAAAACAACCTGGATATCCTGGAATTTAATTCCAGGGATATCGAGAACCACCTGGTGGCCGATGCGGACCTGGAAGGACCCCCCGATGGGACAGAATCGGTAACCCCCGTTGCGGACGGGCTGACTTTTATCTCCAGGTACTATTTCAGGAACCAGGCCTGGCGGTACTTTATTAAGCGGGCATACCTTCTGGAATCCGGCATCCGGTTCCCGGAAGACATGCGGGCTTACGAAGACCTTATTTTTACGGCGAGCACCATCCTGCATTCCAACCGGATGGCCCGCGTTGAACTGGATGCCCACAGGTATGTCATCGTACCGGGATCCATTGTCACCAGTAAAGACCCGGAGATCAACCTCGGATTCATCCAGGGAATGGTCAAGGCCGTGGGGGAATTGAACCGACTCATCCGGGGCCTGGATAATTCCCATAAGGCGTATGCGGGCGTGGTGAAAAAGATGCGAACCAAACAGCAGTCTATCGTATTTGCGCTATGCCTGCGGGTATTTAAATATCGCCTGCACAACCGAAGGGACCTGAAAAAAATACTGGATCAACTCAGTGCATTCAAGGCCTACCCGATGGACCGGAAGATCCGGGAAATCGACAACGGGAACGCATTTCACAGCAGGATCATGGTCCCGATTTTTAATAACCGAACCCTGTTATTTTTAGGTGCAGGCATCATGAGGCTTGTCCCGCGCACATAA